The genomic region GGGCGGGGGTCTGCGGAGAGGGCCTCGGTCCCCGTGGGGCACAGGGATGCTCAGCCGCCGTCTCGGGGGACGGAGATGGAAAAGAAACAAGGGAGAGTTGGGGTGGGAAGACCCCCAGCCCAAgcgagggcggggcggggctgcgcTCCAGCCTGAGGCTGGCGGTCCCTCCTGGCgaccgggcggggcggggggagcactccggggcgggggcgggggcggcgccgGCTGTGGTAGAgaaaagaaggggagagaaaggagggggGCGGGAGGGCGCGGGTGATGCGGCTCTGGAGGCGGCCCGGCGCCCAGCCGCTGAccgccccctccccttcccttccccctcctctcccgCCCCTCCGGCTCCCGGGCCGCCACGCTGGACCCGCTCTCCCGGCGCTGCGCTGGGTCGGACGCCAGGTCTGCACGCCGCGGCTGAGCGCCCACTCGCCCTGCGGAAAGAGCCGAGCAGGGACCGGTGGAGGCGGCAGCGGGAGAGCGGGGCGGTCGCCGGAGGAGGCGGCGGTCGGGAGCCGCAGCAGCAGGAGACCTGCAGGCAGAAGCTCGGGCTCCGAGGCGCGCGCTCTCCTGGCCAGGGATGGGTCCCAGGGCGGCCCGACCCCCGACCGGCCCGCCAGGCAGAGACTGAATTGCGGGTCCCCAGAGTCCGGCGGACTACTGGACAAAAGGAAGCACGGACTGACTGCCAGGAGCTTCCCGGCGGGACCTCGCGTTCCGCGCACCCAGAGCAGCGCCCCCCGCCGGAGCCGCGCCTGGCGAGCCGGCGAGGGAGCTGGACTGATTGGCGGCCGCCGGCGGCCGGGGGAGGGGGCGCCGCGCGAGGCCATGGCAGGCTCGAAGGCGTCCTAGCCCGAGCCCGACCGGATCCGAGCCCGCGCCGCCGCCACAGCCGCCTCTCCGATCCCGGGTCCCCGTCGCCGCCGCGCCCCCTGCGGGAGATGGACCAAAGGAACCGGCTCGGCGCTCCCGGATACctgccgccgctgctgctgcgCGCCCTGCTGCTCTTCGTGGCCGAGGGTGAGAGCGGGAACTTTGCTGCCGCTGGGGACTCAGGGTCCTCCCGGGGCCTCCAAAGCCAGCCTGTCCCGGCCGCCGCggagaaagaggcagaggaagcGAAGGGGAAGGCTTCACGCTCTCCAACGATCCTAATGTACAGCCACGGCCCGGCGCGGTAGGGGGTGGAGAGCGGCGAAGAGTCGCGGCATCAGTGACGCCCGCGCCCAGGTCCTTCGGAGCTGGACCTGGGCTCCAGTTGCGGCCAGGCGGCTCGTGGAGCGCCGGGAGTTGGCGCGCCCCAGCCTGGCGCTGGTAGCGCGGCCGGCCGCTGGGAAGAAGCGTGAGCCGCCCCCACCGCCCCGCCCGGACTGGAGGGAAGCGGCCTGCAGCGGCAGCCGGTCTCTGCAGCGGCCCGGCAGCTGCTCGAGCGGACTTGGCCAGTGCCTGGGCCGCGCgaacagctgggggtggggggggggggtgggaagcGCACGGCCCAGAGAGCCGGGGTGGCCCCGGGCCTCCGCCCCACATGTAGTCAcgcctctcccccccccccccgcccccagcgaCATTCACCGAAGTCCCCAAAGATGTGACCGTGCGTGAGGGAGACGACATCGAAATGCCCTGCGCCTTCCGGGCCAGCGGAGCCACGTCGTACTCACTGGAGATTCAGTGGTGGTACCTCAAGGAGCCGCCCCGAGAGCTGCTGCACGAGCTAGCGCTCAGCGTGCCCAGGGCCCGGAGCAAGGTACTGGCCACCCGCGCGGCGCCTGGGGTGGccggggagaggcaggcagggcgcCGCCCCGTGGTGCAACCCGTCTCCTCCCGCCCCTGCCTTCACAGCACCTTCAACAGCGGTTGTTACCGCTAGGCATTCGCATTCCCTTCACGGAAACCTCCTCTGAACTACATGCCTAGCCCTAGGAAGCTACCCTTCATCCAGTTTGCCCGCTCTTGCCAGCTGCGGGTCCAGAGGGTGATGGGTTCCGGATGTTGAAAATAGACCGCTTGCTGGGGCCGGGCTTTCCCTGTCCTCTGCCACTCCGAGGTCCCCAGGGCACACGGCCAAGCAGCTAAGCTCCTCCGGGCTGGGTTCCAGAGGCTGGCGGAGCACGCTGTACAGGTTACCTACAGCCGCTGCAGGGTCAGAGGGACTTCCCCCTCTGCCCATCTGCCTCTTAAACAGTCTCTAGCGctgtctctgtcacacacacacacacacacacacacacacacacacacaccgcctaCCTTCGCTCTACCCAGAGTCCCACCctttgctcacacacacacacacacacacacacacacgcacacaccgcCTACCTTCAGTCTACCCAGAGTCCCACCCTTTGCTCACATCTCCCATCGGGTCCTGTCCATCCAGCTTTACAGGGGATTTAGGGAAACAACATAGGGAATGGGAATGCTCCTCCAGAGGGAAATGGGTCTTCCTTCCCACCCGGGAGGCAATCCAGCCTCCCTTCCTTGGCTGGCAGGGGTGCTCCAGCAGCCCCTCCTTGGCCGGGCGCCATGCTAGCTCCAAGCCCTGCTTCCTTCCGGATAAAACTCCTGAAAATTCCGCTGTTCTTCGTGCCCTCCGCCGTGGCTACATCCCGAGCGGTTTCGAGTCTCAGCCCGCCCGCGGAGGATCCTCTTGCAGGAGGTGcgtctgagttccctgagcctgAAGGCCAACAGCCTAatgtctctttctccctctttgcaTTTTAGGTAACAAATAAGGATGCGACTAAAATCAGCGTAAGTGTGGAGCCCAGCGCGGGCCGCGGGAGACCCCTTCCGGCCGCTTTGCGCCCCGCAGCCTCCTCCCTCTTAGAAAGGCTCCTTGGCGGTGCGGTATAGGTGCCGACGCACACCCTGGCATTGTCGGCCGCTTGGCGTGTCCGTGCGCCATCTGTCGCCGGTCGTGGATCGGGTTCTCTTTTGCGTAAATCAAGGGTCCCAGGCCTgaatctccttcctcctccctacgCTTGCCTGTAAAGCTCTCCTGCAGGCTCCTTGCCCTAGCTCCTGGCTCAGGGCTGTGGGCCCCACTCCCGCCCCGCACGCAGCCCACGCCCTGGCGGTGCCCTCCGCGGCAGCCCTCTACTCCGCCTGTGTTGTGGGTCGCGGTGCCGGGCGCTGTGGGCTGGCTTGGAGTTGCGGTGGAGAGGAGGAGTCTTGCCAGGGTTGCGGGGGACATGCGCCAAGCCTTCCCCTCTGGAGATGGAGGGATCACGGCCTGGGGATGACCAGGGCCTTCTATGCCCGGTTCGGAGATGAGGGTTCCCTGGGAGCTTGGTGAGGGCCACAAAGCTGTTGCTCCCCGGCGTCTCCGGCAGCTCGCAGGGAGCTGAGCTTTGTCCGCCGCTCCACGCTGCCGCCGAGAGGCAAGTTCCTAGGCAGCTGGGACCCAGTGGGTGTGGCAGCAACCTCTGCATCCGCTGCCTCCCAGCGAGGGCAGAGCGCTCACTGAGAAGGGCTGGAGCTGGGAGCAGGTATCTGCACGATGAGGACAGAAGGACTCTCCCTCGGACACCACCTCGGCCCTCGGGGCTCTAGAAGGAAGGGGCGTTAGTGGGAGCGGATGTGAAGGCTCCGGGGGCGAGGCACCGGCCCGCCCGCCCCGGGCCCTGACCGAAGCCCCGCTCTCTTGCAGACCGTGCGCGTGCAGGGCAACGACATCTCGCACCGGCTGCGGCTGTCAGCCGTGCGGCGGCAGGACGAGGGCGTGTACGAGTGCCGCGTGTCGGACTACAGCGACGACGACACGCAGGAGCACACGGCCCAGGCGCTGCTACGCGTGCTCACGCGCTTCTCGCCGCCCGACGTGCAGGCCGCGGAGGCCGTGTCCCACATTCAGAGCGGCGCCCCGCGCCGCCACGGCCCCGCCAGCGCCGCCCGGGCCGACGGCGCCCAGGAGCCCGGCCGCGGCGACAAGAGCCCGCCTCCCGGGGgccctcccgccgccgccgccgccgccgcgccgggCGTCCCCGAGGCAGCCGCCGCCTCCGCGGCGCACCGAGCCGC from Muntiacus reevesi chromosome 2, mMunRee1.1, whole genome shotgun sequence harbors:
- the VSTM2B gene encoding V-set and transmembrane domain-containing protein 2B translates to MDQRNRLGAPGYLPPLLLRALLLFVAEATFTEVPKDVTVREGDDIEMPCAFRASGATSYSLEIQWWYLKEPPRELLHELALSVPRARSKVTNKDATKISTVRVQGNDISHRLRLSAVRRQDEGVYECRVSDYSDDDTQEHTAQALLRVLTRFSPPDVQAAEAVSHIQSGAPRRHGPASAARADGAQEPGRGDKSPPPGGPPAAAAAAAPGVPEAAAASAAHRAATTVAAAASSAPPPPREAALLRQRHSGTGPNYATDPLLSLFLLALHEFLHLLVGP